From Acidaminococcus timonensis, the proteins below share one genomic window:
- a CDS encoding energy transducer TonB, translating to MGNHNWTYYFRWSLCLHLAVLSALGLALQQAPGPDLQKGPIRVKVEGFGPGANTGAGKDGDGSGEMTGTESTAAVGSRLFGPPGAASATGEASLSSETTLRELLQTPVAPSAADGSGDSAGGVSGNRDRSAEGGMDEAGSSGEGSGSGTGLGSGAGNGTDPVSAGGDGSPGGGAGGSGSAGGADGTDLSQDAALQGYSRIYPRAARDAGEEGVAVVGVSVSAGGSVTRAWLEESTGYDRLDRAALKAAYQWSFTPARNAAGEPIAGESRVTVRYQLEE from the coding sequence ATGGGAAACCATAACTGGACCTATTATTTCCGCTGGTCCCTGTGCCTCCATCTGGCAGTGCTCTCGGCCCTGGGGCTGGCGCTGCAGCAGGCTCCAGGGCCGGACCTGCAGAAAGGTCCCATCCGGGTGAAGGTGGAAGGCTTCGGTCCTGGAGCAAACACTGGGGCCGGAAAGGATGGGGATGGCAGTGGGGAAATGACCGGGACGGAAAGTACGGCGGCAGTAGGATCCCGGCTCTTCGGGCCTCCAGGAGCTGCATCCGCCACCGGAGAAGCTTCGTTATCCAGCGAAACGACCCTTCGGGAACTGCTCCAGACCCCGGTGGCGCCCTCTGCAGCGGACGGGAGCGGGGACAGTGCAGGGGGCGTTTCCGGGAACCGGGACCGTTCCGCAGAAGGCGGCATGGACGAAGCCGGTTCCTCCGGGGAGGGTTCCGGCTCGGGGACTGGACTGGGATCTGGTGCGGGTAACGGGACGGATCCTGTAAGTGCAGGTGGCGATGGCTCGCCGGGAGGGGGGGCCGGAGGCTCCGGTTCTGCCGGTGGAGCAGACGGAACCGACCTGAGCCAGGATGCAGCCCTCCAGGGGTACAGCAGGATCTATCCCCGGGCGGCCCGGGATGCCGGCGAAGAAGGGGTGGCCGTGGTAGGTGTCTCCGTCAGCGCCGGGGGCAGTGTGACCCGGGCCTGGCTGGAAGAGAGCACCGGCTACGACCGGCTGGATCGGGCTGCCCTGAAGGCCGCTTACCAGTGGAGCTTCACGCCGGCCCGAAATGCGGCAGGGGAGCCCATTGCCGGAGAATCCAGAGTGACGGTGCGTTACCAGCTGGAAGAGTGA
- a CDS encoding ExbD/TolR family protein — translation MIHLHRGSGRKPPSIQISPMIDMVFLLLIFFIVCTMYMSQQKGVPVDLPESTGQLQQDLPLEVTLPRDGTIWLQDQQVTLPELVQKVGEAARKDPRQVVNLRADREVSYGRVMGILGEMKKAGLQDFSLAVTTGETHGKP, via the coding sequence ATGATCCATCTGCATCGGGGCAGCGGACGCAAACCGCCCTCCATCCAGATTTCGCCTATGATCGATATGGTATTCCTGCTGCTGATCTTTTTCATTGTATGCACCATGTACATGAGCCAGCAGAAAGGGGTCCCGGTTGATCTGCCGGAAAGCACCGGTCAGCTGCAGCAGGATCTGCCCCTGGAGGTGACCTTGCCCAGGGACGGTACCATCTGGCTCCAGGATCAGCAGGTGACCCTGCCGGAACTGGTGCAGAAAGTGGGAGAGGCCGCCCGGAAAGACCCCAGGCAGGTGGTGAACCTGCGAGCAGATAGGGAGGTCAGCTACGGACGGGTCATGGGTATCCTGGGCGAAATGAAAAAGGCCGGACTTCAGGATTTTTCTCTGGCAGTGACTACGGGGGAAACCCATGGGAAACCATAA
- a CDS encoding MotA/TolQ/ExbB proton channel family protein, translated as MEWIKQVWSFFIRGGVVMWPLLMCSLVSLTIILERWSYFRKEDSGREYPRQFCRLLRQGKWAEVLELSRQTKGGLAALGLRLLTAPAEARSKESYVAGESQQVINRFEKGLNYLSVIVTLSPILGLLGTITGMMSSFQALEGRWENPMAVTAGVAEAMITTVFGLVIAIATICFHTVFSQKVDVLLGEVEQMDNAFLENAGALPQKGGDPQ; from the coding sequence ATGGAATGGATCAAACAGGTTTGGAGCTTCTTCATCCGGGGCGGGGTCGTCATGTGGCCGCTGCTCATGTGTTCGCTTGTCTCCCTGACCATCATCCTGGAACGGTGGTCCTACTTCCGGAAAGAGGACTCCGGCCGGGAGTATCCCCGTCAGTTCTGCCGTCTGCTGCGGCAGGGAAAATGGGCAGAGGTACTGGAACTGAGCCGGCAGACAAAGGGCGGCCTGGCAGCGCTGGGCCTCCGGCTGCTCACAGCACCGGCGGAAGCCAGGAGCAAGGAAAGTTATGTGGCCGGGGAAAGCCAGCAGGTGATCAACCGGTTTGAAAAGGGGCTGAATTACCTTTCTGTGATCGTGACCCTTTCGCCCATCCTGGGGCTGCTGGGGACCATCACCGGCATGATGTCCTCCTTCCAGGCGCTGGAGGGCCGGTGGGAAAATCCCATGGCTGTCACGGCCGGTGTGGCGGAAGCCATGATCACCACCGTGTTCGGCCTGGTGATCGCCATTGCCACCATCTGCTTCCATACGGTTTTTTCCCAGAAGGTGGATGTCCTTCTGGGTGAGGTGGAGCAGATGGACAACGCATTCCTGGAAAATGCCGGGGCCCTGCCCCAAAAGGGAGGGGATCCCCAATGA
- a CDS encoding ABC transporter ATP-binding protein: MELEIRNGAVGYVDRWVLEPMNLRLGPGECVGLIGPNGAGKSTLLRTLAGIQPLRKGTVLLGGKPLKTYTRQELTRQVAYLPQDRPIPFAYTAGDVVLMGRYPHLSWYQQEGENERKLARECLAAVGAENLAHRKMDTLSGGQQQRVLFARTLIQQAAFYLLDEPVAALDLVVEETVLSLCRELAWAGRTVLFSVHDLNQAARYCDRLLLVGRNRLLADGIPAEVLTTDHLQEAYGVPCRVIGSGEDFRLEVLESKEEQQKRRRLLQEILENREEM; this comes from the coding sequence ATGGAACTGGAAATCAGAAATGGTGCGGTGGGATATGTGGACCGCTGGGTACTGGAGCCCATGAACCTGAGGCTGGGACCGGGGGAATGTGTGGGGCTCATTGGTCCCAACGGCGCCGGCAAAAGTACCCTGCTCCGGACTCTGGCGGGGATCCAGCCCCTTCGGAAGGGAACGGTGCTGCTGGGAGGAAAACCGTTGAAAACGTATACCCGGCAGGAATTGACCCGACAGGTGGCGTATCTGCCACAGGACCGTCCCATCCCCTTTGCCTATACAGCAGGAGACGTGGTACTCATGGGCCGCTATCCCCATCTTTCCTGGTATCAGCAGGAAGGGGAGAATGAGCGGAAACTGGCACGGGAATGTCTGGCGGCGGTGGGTGCCGAAAATCTGGCCCACCGAAAGATGGATACCCTGTCCGGCGGGCAGCAGCAGCGGGTGCTCTTTGCCCGTACCCTGATCCAGCAGGCAGCGTTCTATCTGCTGGACGAGCCGGTGGCAGCCCTGGACCTGGTGGTGGAGGAAACCGTGCTTTCTCTGTGCCGTGAGCTGGCGTGGGCTGGACGGACTGTGCTGTTTTCCGTCCATGACCTGAACCAGGCGGCCCGGTACTGTGACCGGCTGCTGCTGGTGGGGCGGAACCGGTTGCTGGCGGATGGAATCCCGGCAGAGGTACTCACGACAGACCATCTTCAGGAAGCCTATGGGGTACCCTGCCGGGTTATCGGCAGCGGAGAGGATTTCCGGCTGGAAGTGCTGGAATCCAAAGAAGAACAACAGAAACGGCGGCGTCTGCTGCAGGAAATCTTGGAAAACAGAGAGGAAATGTAA
- a CDS encoding ABC transporter substrate-binding protein, producing the protein MKLLQMFLLLCLLLVSGCGSQPAAHQDAAITLQDVRGKTVTLPRNPQRILTDSLHLDETLLTLVPADHLAGAYYLDGEPGISYIAKETAAVEPKLRDYTPETVAAVKPDLFLASTWSDPGLLQKLEALGIPVVVCHGPTDLEQIRDNVELMAKAVGKPATGKKVLARFDRQLEDIRKTMQQQSGPQPTGMLVSLMSRYGGSGSLYDVVCREAGIRNGLTVAGLKNGQALTREAVLQTDPDFFLVSLPYGEEKEAYDKFSSQFFSDPSFQGLKGLEHRVTLPDRYVYDASPMVVYGIKALANGAYGKKLFDLSDESLLKGY; encoded by the coding sequence ATGAAACTGTTGCAAATGTTCCTGCTGCTGTGCCTGCTTCTGGTTTCCGGCTGCGGCAGTCAACCGGCTGCTCATCAGGATGCTGCCATCACGCTGCAGGATGTGCGGGGAAAGACCGTGACTCTGCCCCGGAATCCCCAACGGATCCTGACGGATTCTCTGCATCTGGATGAGACCCTGCTGACCCTGGTGCCGGCGGACCATCTGGCCGGGGCGTATTACCTGGACGGTGAACCGGGCATTTCCTATATTGCAAAGGAAACAGCGGCAGTGGAGCCGAAGCTGCGGGATTATACACCGGAGACCGTAGCAGCTGTCAAACCGGATCTGTTCCTGGCTTCCACCTGGTCTGATCCGGGGCTGCTCCAGAAGCTGGAAGCGCTGGGCATTCCGGTGGTGGTCTGCCATGGGCCCACGGACCTGGAACAGATCCGGGACAATGTGGAACTGATGGCCAAAGCGGTAGGGAAGCCGGCCACCGGGAAAAAGGTGCTGGCCCGTTTCGACCGGCAGCTGGAGGATATCCGGAAAACGATGCAGCAGCAGTCAGGGCCACAGCCTACGGGAATGCTGGTCTCTCTCATGAGCCGGTACGGAGGCAGCGGTTCTCTGTATGACGTGGTGTGCCGGGAAGCGGGCATCCGCAACGGGCTTACGGTGGCCGGGCTGAAGAACGGTCAGGCGCTGACCCGGGAAGCCGTACTCCAGACGGATCCGGATTTCTTTCTGGTGTCCCTGCCCTACGGAGAGGAAAAGGAAGCCTATGACAAGTTTTCGAGCCAGTTCTTTTCCGATCCCTCCTTCCAGGGGCTGAAGGGACTGGAGCATCGGGTGACACTGCCTGACCGGTATGTGTACGATGCGTCACCCATGGTGGTTTATGGCATCAAGGCTCTGGCCAATGGAGCTTATGGCAAAAAACTGTTTGATCTGTCGGATGAATCCCTGTTGAAAGGATATTGA
- a CDS encoding AsmA family protein, translated as MKAFLLRHRRKIKYGLLALLAGFLVLFWLAYIASIHAAQIFNREIAKQDFLDGTITVERLTATPLGHVRFYNLEWKDDRSGNRVTVPSGSFHVKPMDVVLRRIDTRTIQRIELDNADIDLTFDKNMHVKGIKAAELPRPSQPKGKKKFDIKLKNVNVAVKLNHCKMTARFKERVHTFEDVNADLAYNSADKLTIDFSTGELGGTLEGQGVDIQGDVDLKPAVSTYDLKLGIKNLNPSSLGTGLDIHERVTASANVTGQLPEPVIVGELYMPDLNLPGLKFTHVKGNFKYEDGYIDAQNVTADIFEGSCDAEGGFNIDTKAYHVNVMGHDLHSEDATNIPYFRTLVQLDLKMVCDGNNRSTLTYGSFISGKGIYAIIKFNSIRGTFSNQYKQLKFNDVEIKSDGGDLVAPQFELVNGKLRLGNLYYVAPDGGRVRIRFFS; from the coding sequence ATGAAAGCCTTCCTGCTGCGCCACCGCCGTAAAATCAAATATGGATTGCTGGCGCTGCTGGCAGGCTTTCTGGTATTGTTCTGGCTGGCCTACATTGCCAGCATCCATGCTGCTCAGATTTTCAACCGGGAAATCGCCAAACAGGATTTCCTGGACGGGACCATTACCGTGGAACGGCTGACCGCCACCCCCCTGGGCCATGTGCGGTTCTACAACCTGGAATGGAAGGATGACCGCAGCGGCAACCGAGTCACGGTGCCCAGCGGGTCGTTCCATGTGAAACCCATGGATGTGGTGCTCCGCCGGATCGATACCCGGACCATCCAGCGGATCGAGCTGGACAATGCGGATATCGATCTGACGTTCGACAAGAATATGCATGTGAAGGGGATCAAAGCGGCGGAACTGCCCAGGCCTTCTCAGCCCAAAGGGAAGAAAAAGTTCGACATCAAGCTGAAAAACGTGAATGTGGCTGTGAAATTGAACCACTGCAAGATGACGGCCCGGTTCAAGGAACGGGTGCATACTTTCGAGGATGTGAATGCCGATCTGGCCTATAACAGTGCAGACAAGCTGACCATCGACTTTTCCACCGGGGAACTGGGCGGCACGCTGGAAGGGCAGGGCGTGGACATCCAGGGGGATGTGGATTTGAAACCGGCTGTTTCCACCTACGACCTGAAACTGGGCATCAAGAACCTGAATCCTTCCTCTCTGGGCACCGGGCTGGACATCCACGAACGGGTGACGGCCAGCGCCAATGTAACCGGGCAGCTGCCGGAACCGGTGATCGTGGGCGAACTGTATATGCCCGATTTGAACCTTCCGGGGTTGAAATTTACCCACGTGAAAGGAAACTTCAAGTATGAAGACGGATATATCGATGCCCAGAATGTGACCGCTGATATCTTTGAAGGGTCCTGTGATGCAGAGGGCGGTTTCAACATTGATACCAAGGCCTACCATGTGAACGTGATGGGGCACGACCTGCACAGTGAAGATGCCACCAACATCCCCTATTTCCGGACACTGGTCCAGCTGGACCTGAAGATGGTCTGCGACGGCAATAACCGATCCACCTTGACCTATGGTTCTTTTATCTCAGGCAAGGGAATCTATGCCATCATCAAGTTCAATTCCATCAGGGGGACTTTTTCCAACCAGTACAAGCAGCTGAAATTCAATGATGTGGAAATCAAGAGCGACGGCGGTGACCTTGTGGCACCCCAGTTCGAACTGGTCAATGGAAAGCTCCGGCTTGGGAATCTGTACTATGTGGCACCTGACGGCGGACGGGTCCGGATCCGGTTCTTCAGTTAG
- the rpe gene encoding ribulose-phosphate 3-epimerase produces MTIIAPSILSSDFSCLAEEVARIQDAGADWCHIDVMDGQFVPNLTFGAPVVKCLRKRTDMFFDCHLMVNQPENYVDSFAAAGADLICVHAEATNHLHRLLQSIHSRNIQTGVALNPATPLCMVEEILPDADMILVMSVNPGFGGQKFIPTSVDKIARLKTMIRQRNLKTLIEVDGGVNGETARACREAGADVLVAGSYVFGAPDMQEAIQTLRK; encoded by the coding sequence ATGACCATCATTGCACCTTCCATTTTGTCGTCCGATTTCTCCTGCCTGGCGGAAGAAGTGGCCCGCATCCAGGATGCAGGGGCTGACTGGTGCCATATCGATGTGATGGACGGACAGTTCGTTCCCAACCTGACCTTCGGAGCGCCGGTGGTGAAATGCCTGCGGAAGCGGACGGATATGTTCTTTGATTGTCACCTGATGGTGAACCAGCCGGAAAACTATGTGGACAGCTTTGCTGCGGCCGGCGCAGATCTGATCTGTGTCCATGCAGAAGCCACCAACCACCTGCACCGGCTGCTCCAGAGCATCCACAGCAGGAACATCCAGACCGGGGTGGCCCTGAATCCGGCCACGCCCCTGTGTATGGTGGAAGAAATCCTGCCCGATGCGGACATGATCCTGGTCATGAGCGTGAACCCGGGTTTCGGTGGCCAGAAATTCATCCCCACCAGCGTGGATAAGATTGCCCGGCTGAAGACCATGATCCGGCAGCGGAACCTGAAGACCCTGATCGAAGTGGATGGCGGGGTCAACGGGGAAACTGCCAGGGCCTGCAGGGAAGCCGGGGCCGATGTGCTGGTGGCCGGGTCCTATGTATTCGGGGCTCCGGATATGCAGGAAGCCATCCAGACGCTGAGGAAATAA
- the rsgA gene encoding ribosome small subunit-dependent GTPase A has product MSTVTGRILKTYNGYYYVAAADGQVYTCKVKGWMKQRRFLMAAGDRVEVEAQGTEGMIRQVLPRQNLLQRPLVANLDCLMAVFACADPDPSFLLVDKLLALAEAGGIPAVLVLNKRDLVPEEFVDRFRRIYEPLGYPVVPIEAREGLGLEPILERVQGHTVAFGGPSGAGKSTLLNHIDPSLSLKTGNVSDKIGRGRHTTRFAELLPFQGGYIVDTPGFGNIDLAELAMDDASDGFREIRERMGQCRFTGCTHTHEPDCVVKQAVEEGIIARSRYESYCIIRQELAEQKKRGKKS; this is encoded by the coding sequence GTGAGTACTGTAACGGGCCGCATCCTGAAGACTTACAACGGCTATTATTATGTGGCGGCGGCAGACGGACAGGTGTATACCTGCAAGGTAAAGGGCTGGATGAAACAGCGCCGGTTCCTGATGGCCGCCGGTGACCGGGTGGAAGTGGAAGCCCAGGGCACGGAAGGCATGATCCGCCAGGTGCTGCCCCGCCAGAATCTGCTCCAGCGTCCTCTGGTGGCCAACTTGGACTGCCTGATGGCGGTATTCGCCTGTGCCGATCCGGACCCCAGTTTCCTTCTGGTGGACAAATTGCTGGCTCTGGCCGAGGCCGGGGGGATTCCGGCGGTGCTGGTGCTGAACAAGCGGGATCTGGTCCCGGAGGAGTTTGTTGATCGGTTCCGCCGGATCTACGAGCCCCTGGGCTACCCGGTAGTGCCTATCGAAGCCCGGGAGGGGCTGGGACTGGAACCCATCCTGGAACGGGTACAGGGCCATACGGTGGCTTTCGGGGGTCCCTCGGGAGCGGGAAAATCCACTCTGCTGAATCATATCGATCCCTCCCTGTCCCTGAAGACGGGGAACGTAAGCGATAAAATCGGCCGGGGACGGCACACCACCCGGTTCGCTGAGCTGCTGCCCTTTCAGGGCGGCTACATTGTGGATACGCCCGGGTTCGGAAACATCGACCTGGCCGAGCTGGCTATGGACGATGCGTCGGACGGCTTCCGGGAAATCAGGGAGCGGATGGGCCAGTGCCGGTTCACCGGCTGCACCCATACCCACGAACCGGACTGCGTGGTGAAGCAGGCGGTGGAGGAGGGCATCATTGCCCGGAGCCGCTATGAATCGTATTGCATCATCCGTCAGGAACTGGCGGAACAAAAGAAAAGAGGAAAAAAATCATGA
- the pknB gene encoding Stk1 family PASTA domain-containing Ser/Thr kinase: MEGRITLNDRYEIIDKIGGGGMAEVFHGYDTVLHRDVGIKILRDQFIQDKQFVARFRQEACNAACLSHPNIVNIYDSGNEHDIYYIVMEYVVGRSLKEVIEENGALDYKTAVRYAIGIASALKQAHDHSIVHCDVKSQNILIDTKGVPKITDFGIARAFGQPSNGSDKNVIGSVYYLSPEQAAGQPVTPQSDLYSLGVVLFEMLTGKLPYDGDTPLEVARMHLESSTPSARRYDPDIPYYLDNIITKALAKNPRLRYATADDFLSDLKHAQTHLLGDAGLTDDPWDKPRKSPVSDETMVISKSDMLDGLLKPQQAEAARQKPQQPKPVPKAPDNKDGDKGNSLVEKYGKKKLLAFFLAALVVLSGVIYAILSYTSGDVTVPDVKGKTIVEAEAILTKEKLGYTLTEAYDAKVTPGVVIKQTPGAHTRVKAGRKITLVVSKGPEPGVVPDLKKKKLNDATMMLEKAKLKVGTVTVKYEAGAPKGTVISQSIAPNSKVSEGTSVDLVVNISDNQTVVPSLAGMSLSEAQSALQSAGLSVGSVSSTSSDSAKNTVLSSDPGAGSVLDKGSAVTLVVSAGKKEEKKSSSSSGGSSRTISYTVPGSGSAKDVRIIVTDDSGSRTVFSDSVAPGTRISRSVSAGSGARIQIYLNGELAEDKTL; this comes from the coding sequence ATGGAAGGAAGAATAACGCTCAATGACCGCTATGAGATCATTGACAAGATCGGTGGCGGCGGAATGGCCGAGGTATTCCACGGTTATGATACGGTTCTGCACCGGGACGTGGGCATTAAGATCCTGCGTGACCAGTTTATCCAGGACAAGCAGTTCGTAGCCCGGTTCCGTCAGGAAGCCTGCAATGCGGCCTGTCTGAGCCACCCCAACATCGTCAACATCTACGACAGCGGCAACGAACATGATATCTATTACATCGTCATGGAATATGTGGTGGGCCGTTCCCTAAAGGAAGTCATCGAGGAGAACGGGGCCCTGGATTACAAGACGGCGGTGCGGTATGCCATCGGCATTGCTTCCGCACTGAAGCAGGCCCATGACCACTCCATCGTTCACTGTGATGTGAAGAGCCAGAACATCCTGATCGACACCAAAGGGGTGCCCAAGATCACGGATTTCGGCATTGCCCGGGCCTTTGGCCAGCCCAGCAATGGGTCGGATAAGAATGTCATCGGCTCGGTGTACTACTTGTCTCCGGAACAGGCGGCGGGCCAGCCGGTCACCCCCCAGTCGGACCTGTATTCCCTGGGCGTGGTGCTGTTCGAGATGCTCACCGGCAAGCTGCCCTACGATGGGGATACTCCTCTGGAAGTGGCCCGGATGCATCTGGAATCGTCCACGCCTTCGGCCCGGCGGTACGATCCGGACATTCCCTATTACCTGGACAACATCATCACAAAGGCCCTGGCCAAGAACCCCCGGCTGCGCTATGCCACCGCCGATGATTTCCTGTCCGACCTGAAGCATGCCCAGACCCATCTCCTGGGAGATGCGGGACTGACGGACGATCCCTGGGACAAACCCCGGAAGAGTCCGGTCAGTGATGAGACCATGGTGATCAGCAAAAGCGATATGCTGGACGGTCTTCTGAAGCCCCAGCAGGCGGAAGCGGCCCGGCAGAAGCCCCAGCAACCGAAACCGGTACCCAAGGCTCCGGACAACAAGGACGGGGATAAAGGCAACAGCCTGGTGGAAAAATACGGCAAGAAGAAACTGCTGGCCTTCTTCCTGGCGGCTCTGGTGGTGCTCAGCGGCGTTATCTATGCCATTTTGAGCTATACCAGCGGCGATGTGACCGTCCCTGATGTGAAGGGCAAGACCATTGTGGAGGCTGAAGCCATCCTGACTAAGGAGAAATTGGGGTATACTCTGACGGAAGCCTATGATGCCAAAGTGACCCCCGGTGTGGTCATCAAACAGACGCCCGGTGCCCATACCCGGGTGAAGGCCGGACGGAAGATCACCCTGGTGGTCAGCAAGGGGCCGGAACCGGGGGTGGTACCGGATCTGAAGAAGAAGAAACTCAATGATGCCACCATGATGCTGGAGAAGGCCAAATTGAAAGTAGGCACAGTCACCGTGAAGTATGAGGCAGGGGCGCCCAAGGGCACGGTGATTTCACAGAGCATCGCCCCCAACAGCAAGGTCAGCGAAGGGACCAGTGTGGACCTGGTGGTGAACATCAGCGACAACCAGACAGTGGTACCCAGCCTGGCGGGCATGAGCCTGTCAGAAGCCCAGTCCGCCCTGCAGAGTGCCGGACTGTCCGTGGGCAGCGTCTCGTCCACCAGCAGTGACAGTGCCAAGAATACGGTGCTGTCCAGCGATCCGGGGGCCGGATCCGTGCTGGACAAGGGTTCTGCGGTGACCCTGGTGGTCTCTGCCGGCAAGAAAGAGGAAAAGAAGAGCAGCAGCTCTTCCGGCGGCAGCTCCCGGACCATCAGCTATACGGTACCGGGCAGCGGCAGTGCCAAGGATGTACGGATCATCGTGACGGATGACAGCGGCAGCCGGACCGTGTTCTCCGATTCGGTGGCCCCCGGCACCCGGATCAGCCGGTCGGTGAGTGCCGGTTCCGGCGCCCGGATCCAGATCTATCTGAACGGGGAACTGGCGGAGGATAAGACACTGTGA
- a CDS encoding Stp1/IreP family PP2C-type Ser/Thr phosphatase — protein sequence MIAVSRTNRGMVRPNNEDSILVREPDLYAIADGMGGADAGEVASYEAVQQLSRLDMSGLPRKEVLPFLERSIKNINKKIWELSREKKNFTGMGTTLTAVYLPNPHSAFVAHVGDSRIYVWQDGVLRQVTSDHSYVAELVRQKQMTQEEAETSDQKHMITRAIGVDSQVQVDTFEVLLDGAQKLLVCSDGLTNMIKEAEIERIMGDRNLERLADGLMNGAMTAGGDDNISFIVIDLEAKEWKEE from the coding sequence ATGATCGCAGTGAGTCGGACCAATCGCGGGATGGTGCGTCCCAACAATGAGGACAGCATCCTGGTGCGGGAACCGGATCTGTATGCCATCGCAGACGGGATGGGGGGTGCCGATGCCGGTGAAGTGGCCAGCTATGAGGCAGTACAGCAGCTGAGCCGACTGGATATGAGCGGACTCCCTCGAAAAGAGGTATTGCCGTTTCTTGAACGGAGTATTAAGAATATCAATAAAAAAATCTGGGAGCTTTCTCGGGAAAAGAAAAATTTTACAGGGATGGGCACCACCCTTACGGCGGTTTATCTGCCCAATCCCCACAGTGCTTTCGTCGCCCATGTGGGCGACAGCCGGATCTATGTCTGGCAGGATGGAGTGCTGCGGCAGGTGACCAGTGACCACAGCTATGTGGCCGAACTGGTACGGCAGAAGCAGATGACCCAGGAGGAGGCGGAGACCTCGGACCAGAAGCATATGATCACCCGGGCCATCGGGGTGGATTCCCAGGTCCAGGTGGATACCTTCGAGGTGCTGCTGGATGGAGCCCAGAAACTGCTGGTATGCTCGGACGGGCTCACCAATATGATCAAAGAGGCAGAAATCGAACGCATCATGGGAGACAGGAACCTGGAAAGGCTGGCCGATGGTCTGATGAACGGGGCCATGACCGCCGGGGGAGACGACAACATCTCTTTCATCGTCATTGATCTGGAGGCTAAAGAATGGAAGGAAGAATAA
- the rlmN gene encoding 23S rRNA (adenine(2503)-C(2))-methyltransferase RlmN — translation MTKKEIMGLTLEELQTELMGLGLKKFRAEQVFRWLYEKAAVDFGQMSNLGKETRQILAEQYTIATSQVKVLKEYRSQDGLTHKVLLELTDGATVETVLMHHDYGYSVCLSSQVGCAMNCAFCASGLHGFVRNLTPAEILAQLYFFQSQLGPQGERVSRIVVMGSGEPMLNLDNVLKALDILHSDRGQCIGYRNMTVSTCGVVPGIEKLTALGRNINLAISLHAASMTLRDRLMPINHRYPFADVIRAADAYEKSNGRQVMYEYILLAGINDRPEDARNLADALEHKECVINLIPANPVPEKGFARPSDQAVDRFFQMLKKRHLNVTVRKEMGRDINAACGQLRASALKEAQR, via the coding sequence ATGACGAAAAAAGAGATCATGGGCCTGACCCTGGAAGAACTCCAGACGGAACTCATGGGTCTGGGCCTGAAGAAATTCCGGGCGGAGCAGGTATTCCGCTGGCTGTATGAGAAAGCTGCCGTGGATTTCGGTCAGATGAGCAACCTGGGCAAGGAGACCCGGCAGATTTTGGCAGAGCAGTATACCATTGCCACCAGCCAGGTGAAGGTGCTGAAGGAATACCGGTCCCAGGACGGCCTGACCCATAAGGTCCTGCTGGAACTGACGGACGGCGCCACCGTGGAGACGGTGCTCATGCACCACGACTACGGCTACAGCGTGTGCCTGTCTTCCCAGGTGGGCTGCGCCATGAACTGCGCTTTCTGTGCCAGCGGGCTCCACGGGTTCGTGCGGAACCTGACTCCGGCGGAAATCCTGGCCCAGCTGTATTTCTTCCAGAGCCAGCTGGGGCCCCAGGGGGAGCGGGTAAGCCGGATTGTAGTCATGGGCAGTGGCGAACCTATGCTGAACCTGGATAACGTGCTGAAGGCCCTGGATATCCTCCACAGCGACAGGGGCCAGTGTATCGGCTATCGGAACATGACGGTGTCCACCTGCGGGGTGGTGCCGGGGATCGAAAAGCTGACAGCCCTGGGCCGGAACATCAACCTGGCCATTTCTCTCCATGCGGCTTCCATGACCCTGCGGGACAGGCTGATGCCCATCAACCACAGATATCCCTTTGCGGATGTGATCCGGGCGGCGGATGCCTACGAAAAGAGCAACGGACGCCAGGTCATGTACGAATACATCCTGCTGGCCGGGATCAACGACCGGCCGGAGGATGCCAGGAACCTGGCCGACGCCTTGGAACATAAAGAATGTGTGATCAATCTGATCCCGGCCAACCCGGTGCCGGAAAAGGGGTTTGCCCGCCCCAGTGACCAGGCGGTGGACCGGTTTTTTCAGATGCTGAAAAAACGCCATCTGAATGTGACCGTCCGGAAAGAGATGGGCAGGGACATTAATGCGGCCTGCGGACAATTGCGGGCCAGCGCATTAAAGGAGGCGCAGAGATGA